A window of the Azospirillum brasilense genome harbors these coding sequences:
- a CDS encoding catalase, with product MSTLTTATGIPVADNQNSLTAGPRGPVLMQDFHLIEKLAHFNRERIPERVVHAKGAGAYGVFRVTRDVTPYTAARFLSEIGKETEVFLRFSTVGGEKGSADAERDPRGFAVKFYTEDGNYDLVGNNTPVFFIRDPLKFPDFIHTQKRNPATNLKDPTAVWDFFSLSPETMHQLTILFSDRGTPRGYRHMDGFSSHTFSWINAAGERFWVKYHFKTRQGIQNFTADQAVRMAGVDPDHATRDLFAAIRDGDFPAWTVSVQIMPELEADAYRINPFDVTKVWPHADYPLVEIGELELNRNPENFFAEVEQAAFSPANMVPGIAFSPDKMLQGRLFAYADAHRYRLGANHQALPVNRPHAAEVRNHQRDGAMRFDGNGGGSPNYEPNSFGGPVQNRAVAEPPLRISGDAARYDHREGNDDYAQAGALFRLIGAEAQERLMDTIANSLGEAPGFIQRRQLRHFFAADPAYGAGIAKRLGVTAAAVTEEAAVAG from the coding sequence ATGAGCACCCTGACCACCGCTACCGGCATCCCCGTCGCCGACAACCAGAATTCGCTAACCGCCGGCCCGCGCGGTCCGGTGCTGATGCAGGATTTCCACCTGATCGAGAAGCTGGCCCACTTCAACCGTGAACGCATCCCGGAACGGGTGGTCCATGCCAAGGGGGCCGGCGCCTACGGCGTCTTCCGGGTGACCCGGGACGTGACGCCCTACACCGCGGCACGGTTCCTGTCGGAGATCGGCAAGGAGACAGAGGTGTTCCTGCGCTTCTCCACCGTCGGCGGCGAGAAGGGCTCCGCCGATGCCGAGCGCGACCCCCGCGGCTTCGCCGTCAAATTCTACACCGAGGACGGCAACTACGATCTGGTCGGCAACAACACGCCGGTCTTCTTCATCCGCGACCCGCTGAAGTTCCCCGACTTCATCCACACGCAGAAGCGCAACCCGGCGACCAACCTGAAGGACCCGACCGCGGTCTGGGATTTCTTCTCACTGTCGCCGGAGACGATGCACCAGCTGACAATCCTGTTCAGCGACCGCGGCACGCCGCGCGGCTACCGCCACATGGACGGCTTCTCCAGCCACACCTTCTCGTGGATCAACGCGGCGGGCGAGCGCTTCTGGGTCAAGTATCATTTCAAGACCCGCCAGGGCATCCAGAACTTCACGGCGGATCAGGCTGTGCGCATGGCCGGTGTCGATCCCGACCACGCCACCCGCGACCTGTTCGCCGCCATCCGCGACGGCGATTTCCCGGCCTGGACCGTCTCGGTGCAGATCATGCCGGAGTTGGAGGCCGACGCCTACCGCATCAACCCGTTCGACGTGACCAAGGTGTGGCCGCACGCCGACTACCCGCTGGTCGAGATCGGCGAGCTGGAGCTGAACCGCAACCCGGAGAACTTCTTCGCGGAGGTCGAGCAGGCCGCCTTCAGCCCGGCCAACATGGTGCCCGGTATTGCCTTCAGCCCGGACAAGATGCTGCAGGGCCGGCTGTTCGCCTACGCCGATGCGCACCGCTACCGGCTAGGCGCCAACCATCAGGCGTTGCCGGTCAACCGCCCGCACGCCGCGGAGGTCCGCAACCACCAGCGCGACGGTGCCATGCGCTTCGACGGCAACGGCGGCGGCAGCCCGAACTACGAGCCCAACAGCTTCGGCGGGCCGGTGCAGAACCGCGCGGTGGCTGAACCGCCGCTGCGCATCTCCGGCGATGCCGCCCGCTACGACCACCGCGAGGGCAACGACGATTACGCCCAGGCCGGCGCTCTGTTCCGCCTGATCGGGGCGGAGGCGCAGGAGCGGCTGATGGACACCATCGCCAACTCGCTGGGGGAGGCGCCGGGCTTCATCCAGCGGCGCCAGTTGAGGCACTTCTTCGCGGCGGACCCCGCCTATGGCGCGGGCATTGCTAAGCGGCTGGGAGTGACGGCAGCCGCGGTGACCGAAGAGGCGGCCGTGGCCGGCTGA
- a CDS encoding LysR substrate-binding domain-containing protein has translation MNLAGLSLRDLEYVVAVAEQRHFGKAAERCSVSQPSLSAQIRKLEDLLGIPLFERTSRRVLPTPQGEVVIRQARVVLEEARRLLALARGTAGALHGPLSIAAIQTLGPYLFPHVLPAMRRHLPDVQLVLSEGRTDGLLEELREGRLDAVLLALPVEAEGLTCDALFFEPFVLAHPTGHRLESLPSIALADLDPGELVLLEEGHCLRDQALAACGATTRGMRHATGLETLRHMVASGTGYTLMPRLATGDGEAATVGGLVAYRAFQGDLPGRIIGLVWRASDPRAAGFRALAQSLRDATPPGLRRIEDSAGS, from the coding sequence ATGAATCTCGCCGGTCTCTCCCTTCGCGATCTGGAATATGTGGTGGCGGTGGCCGAGCAGCGGCATTTCGGCAAGGCGGCGGAGCGCTGCTCGGTCAGCCAGCCGTCGCTGAGCGCGCAGATCCGCAAGCTTGAAGACCTTCTCGGCATCCCGCTGTTCGAGCGGACGAGCCGCCGCGTGCTGCCCACCCCGCAGGGCGAGGTGGTGATCCGCCAAGCCCGCGTCGTCCTGGAGGAGGCGCGCCGCCTGCTGGCGCTGGCCCGCGGGACGGCGGGAGCCCTGCACGGCCCGCTCTCCATCGCGGCGATTCAGACGCTGGGACCGTACCTGTTCCCCCATGTCCTGCCGGCGATGCGCCGGCACCTGCCCGACGTCCAGCTCGTGCTGTCCGAAGGCCGCACCGACGGCCTGCTGGAGGAGTTGCGAGAGGGGCGGCTCGACGCGGTCCTGCTCGCCCTGCCCGTCGAGGCGGAGGGGCTGACCTGCGACGCCCTGTTCTTCGAACCCTTCGTGCTGGCCCACCCCACCGGCCACCGGCTGGAAAGCCTGCCCTCCATCGCCCTGGCCGACCTCGACCCCGGCGAACTGGTGCTGCTGGAAGAGGGGCATTGCCTGCGCGATCAGGCGCTGGCTGCCTGCGGCGCCACCACCCGCGGCATGCGCCACGCCACCGGGCTGGAGACGCTGCGCCACATGGTCGCCAGCGGCACCGGCTACACCCTGATGCCGCGGCTCGCCACCGGCGACGGGGAGGCGGCGACGGTGGGCGGCTTGGTCGCCTACCGCGCTTTCCAGGGCGACCTGCCCGGCCGCATCATCGGGCTGGTCTGGCGGGCCAGCGACCCGCGCGCCGCCGGCTTCCGCGCGCTCGCCCAGAGCCTGCGCGACGCCACCCCGCCCGGCCTGCGCCGGATCGAAGACTCAGCCGGCTCCTGA
- a CDS encoding PQQ-dependent sugar dehydrogenase, with the protein MGRTAALMTATTLAACLSVTDASAVDKVFKTEKAMVSVKTVASGLSHPWGLAFLPDGRMLVTEKDGRLRIVAPDGTVSAPVKGVPKVDDRGQGGLLDVALDPDFAQNRFVYLSFSEPGTQDGTNSTAVARGALNADETALTDVRVIFSQKPKVESRMHYGSRLVFDRQGHLYVTLGERSLEQFRTQAQDLDSHLGKVVRINRDGSVPADNPFVNQSGALPEIWSYGHRNIQGAALNPQTGALWINEHGPRGGDEVNVPEPGKNYGWPVVSYGVNYNGTPIGTGKSSAPGMEEPVYQWTPVIGSSGMTFYTADTLPGWKGSLFNGGLATKEVVRLELDGNKVKHEERMFRDLGKRIRQVSQGPDGALYLLTDENRGEILRVTPAGKS; encoded by the coding sequence ATGGGCCGAACCGCCGCCCTGATGACCGCCACCACCCTTGCGGCTTGCCTGAGCGTCACCGACGCGAGCGCCGTGGACAAGGTGTTCAAAACCGAAAAGGCCATGGTGTCGGTGAAGACCGTCGCCAGCGGCCTCAGCCATCCTTGGGGGCTGGCCTTTCTGCCCGACGGGCGGATGCTGGTGACCGAGAAGGACGGCCGGTTGCGCATCGTGGCGCCGGATGGCACGGTCTCCGCCCCGGTGAAGGGCGTGCCGAAGGTCGACGACCGCGGGCAGGGTGGCCTGCTCGACGTGGCGCTGGACCCGGACTTTGCGCAGAACCGCTTCGTCTATCTCAGCTTTTCCGAGCCCGGGACGCAGGACGGCACCAACTCCACCGCCGTGGCGCGTGGTGCTCTGAACGCCGACGAGACCGCCCTGACCGACGTGCGGGTGATCTTCTCGCAGAAGCCCAAGGTGGAAAGCCGGATGCATTACGGGTCCCGGCTGGTCTTCGACCGGCAGGGCCACCTGTACGTGACTCTGGGCGAACGCTCGCTGGAGCAGTTCCGGACACAGGCGCAGGACCTCGACTCGCATCTGGGCAAGGTGGTGCGGATCAACCGCGACGGTTCGGTGCCTGCCGACAATCCCTTCGTGAACCAGTCCGGCGCGCTGCCGGAAATCTGGTCCTACGGTCACCGCAACATCCAGGGCGCCGCCTTGAATCCGCAGACCGGCGCGCTGTGGATCAACGAGCACGGCCCGCGCGGCGGCGACGAGGTCAATGTCCCCGAGCCGGGGAAGAATTACGGCTGGCCGGTGGTGTCCTATGGCGTGAACTACAACGGGACGCCGATCGGGACGGGCAAGTCGAGCGCGCCCGGCATGGAGGAACCGGTGTACCAGTGGACTCCGGTCATCGGCTCCTCCGGCATGACTTTCTACACGGCCGACACGCTGCCCGGCTGGAAGGGCAGCCTGTTCAACGGCGGGCTGGCGACCAAGGAGGTCGTGCGGCTCGAACTCGACGGCAACAAGGTCAAGCACGAGGAGCGCATGTTCCGCGATCTCGGCAAACGCATCCGGCAGGTCAGCCAGGGTCCCGACGGTGCGCTCTATCTGCTGACCGACGAGAATCGGGGCGAGATCCTGCGGGTGACTCCGGCGGGCAAATCGTAA
- a CDS encoding glycosyltransferase: protein MPTVTLLAALALALALLPLGLGLVNLCLYRRPKAEPPPGAAVSILIPARNEEATIAAAVRAALSSCGVTVEVVVLDDHSSDRTAAIVRDLADRDPRLRLETAPPLPPGWSGKQHACQALAGLARHPVLLFQDADVRLAPNAARLACGALLAGRVGLVSGFPRQETGTLAEALVIPLIHVLLLGYLPMVGMRWSGSPGFAAACGQLIAVRRDAYEAAGGHAAIATSLHDGVTLPRAFRRAGQGSDLFDATRLARCRMYLGWREVWSGFSKNATEGMATPVALPVWTLLLFGGHVLPWLLLGWAALAPLPDAAVALAALAVTAGLSFRVLLAVRFRQNLAGALLHPVGILILLAIQWSALLRARRGCPAEWRGRAYPSTSRTGVP from the coding sequence ATGCCCACCGTCACGTTGCTGGCCGCGCTGGCTCTGGCGCTCGCCCTGCTGCCGCTGGGGCTCGGCCTCGTGAATCTATGCCTCTACCGCCGCCCAAAGGCCGAGCCGCCGCCGGGCGCCGCCGTCAGCATCCTGATCCCCGCCCGCAACGAGGAGGCCACCATCGCCGCCGCGGTGCGGGCGGCGCTGTCCAGCTGCGGCGTGACGGTGGAGGTGGTGGTGCTGGACGACCATTCCTCCGACCGCACGGCGGCGATCGTCCGCGACCTCGCCGACCGCGACCCGCGCCTGCGCTTGGAGACGGCGCCGCCGCTGCCGCCGGGCTGGTCGGGCAAGCAGCACGCCTGCCAAGCGCTCGCCGGGCTGGCGCGGCACCCGGTGCTGCTGTTCCAGGACGCCGACGTGCGGCTGGCTCCGAACGCCGCCCGGCTGGCCTGCGGCGCGCTGCTGGCGGGCAGGGTGGGGCTCGTCAGCGGCTTCCCGCGCCAGGAGACCGGCACCCTGGCCGAGGCGCTGGTGATCCCGCTGATCCATGTGCTTCTGCTCGGCTACCTGCCGATGGTGGGAATGCGCTGGTCGGGCAGCCCGGGTTTCGCCGCCGCCTGCGGCCAGCTGATTGCGGTGCGGCGGGACGCCTACGAGGCGGCCGGCGGCCACGCCGCCATAGCGACCTCGCTGCACGATGGGGTGACGCTGCCGCGCGCCTTCCGCCGGGCGGGACAGGGGAGCGACCTGTTCGACGCGACCCGCCTCGCCCGCTGCCGGATGTATCTGGGCTGGCGGGAGGTGTGGTCCGGCTTCTCGAAGAACGCGACGGAGGGGATGGCGACCCCGGTCGCCCTGCCGGTCTGGACCCTGCTGCTGTTCGGTGGCCATGTCCTGCCCTGGCTGCTGCTGGGCTGGGCGGCGCTGGCCCCGCTGCCGGACGCTGCGGTCGCCCTGGCGGCGTTGGCCGTGACGGCGGGGCTGTCGTTCCGCGTGCTGCTGGCCGTCCGTTTCCGTCAGAATCTGGCCGGCGCGTTGCTCCACCCCGTGGGCATTCTGATCCTGCTGGCGATCCAATGGTCAGCGCTGCTGCGCGCCCGCCGGGGCTGCCCGGCGGAATGGCGGGGACGCGCCTATCCGTCCACCTCCAGAACGGGTGTACCATGA
- a CDS encoding TrmH family RNA methyltransferase, whose product MPAIIPPSIIPIDDPDDPRIAAYRDVKERDLVGREGRFIAEGAVVLRTLLTASRHETLSVLIAEKRIAGLAPMLEALPAAVPVYSARQEVLDAIAGFPLHRGILGLGRAAAMPEPDALLAALGPRATVLVLCGIGNHDNVGGIFRNAAAFGVDAVLLDSGCCDPLYRKAIRVSVGAALRVPFLRIPAGTDPVALLERHGFAALSLSPAGAVTLAGLRRPERAALLLGSEGPGLPAAVLARTRTVRIPMAPDFDSLNVATTSGIVLHHLAFMAEPESGAG is encoded by the coding sequence ATGCCAGCCATCATTCCCCCCTCCATCATCCCCATCGACGACCCGGACGACCCGCGGATCGCCGCTTACCGCGACGTGAAGGAGCGCGACCTCGTGGGGCGGGAGGGGCGCTTCATCGCCGAGGGGGCGGTCGTGCTGCGGACGTTGCTGACCGCCTCGCGCCATGAAACCCTGTCGGTGCTGATCGCGGAGAAGCGGATCGCCGGGCTGGCACCGATGCTGGAGGCGTTGCCCGCCGCGGTTCCGGTCTACAGCGCCCGGCAGGAGGTGCTGGACGCCATCGCCGGCTTCCCCCTGCACCGCGGCATCCTGGGCCTGGGGCGGGCGGCGGCGATGCCCGAGCCGGACGCGCTTCTGGCCGCGCTGGGACCGCGGGCGACCGTGCTGGTGCTCTGCGGGATCGGCAACCATGACAATGTGGGCGGCATCTTCCGCAACGCGGCGGCCTTCGGGGTGGACGCGGTGCTGCTCGACTCCGGCTGCTGCGACCCGCTCTACCGCAAGGCGATCCGCGTGTCGGTCGGGGCGGCGCTGCGGGTGCCGTTCTTGCGGATTCCGGCGGGAACCGATCCGGTCGCGCTGCTGGAGCGGCACGGCTTTGCCGCCCTCTCGCTGAGCCCGGCGGGTGCGGTGACCCTGGCGGGGCTGCGCCGTCCGGAGCGCGCGGCGCTGCTCCTGGGGTCGGAGGGGCCGGGCCTGCCGGCTGCCGTCCTGGCGCGGACACGGACGGTGCGCATTCCCATGGCACCGGATTTCGATTCCCTGAACGTCGCTACGACCAGCGGGATCGTCCTGCACCACCTCGCCTTCATGGCGGAGCCGGAGTCAGGAGCCGGCTGA
- a CDS encoding DUF1127 domain-containing protein has product MPTLSAVRVFGATLPKSLTAALRGVCRSLKERRRQRAATPDRLDDRLLRDIGISRSDLMAAERLTKPPKRSRGR; this is encoded by the coding sequence ATGCCGACCCTGTCCGCCGTCCGCGTCTTCGGCGCAACCCTGCCGAAGTCCCTCACCGCCGCCCTGCGGGGCGTGTGCCGCAGCCTGAAGGAGCGCCGGAGGCAACGGGCCGCCACTCCCGACCGCCTTGACGACCGATTGCTGAGGGACATCGGCATCAGTCGCAGCGACCTGATGGCCGCGGAGCGTTTGACGAAGCCGCCAAAGCGCAGCCGAGGCCGCTGA
- a CDS encoding DUF2141 domain-containing protein, whose translation MIPRLLRNARRFAAGGWLAALGFALATAHAAAAADLSVTVANVANGQGKVLVAVCTPETFLGPNCPYTAAEPARPGSVTVVVHKVPPGTYAVQAFHDENQNLELDRNFLGLPKEGIGFSNDAPMRFGPPRYADAALAVAESKTRTPLTLRYLIER comes from the coding sequence ATGATCCCTCGGCTGTTACGGAACGCCCGCCGCTTCGCTGCTGGCGGATGGCTGGCGGCGCTGGGCTTCGCTCTCGCAACGGCCCACGCCGCCGCCGCCGCCGACCTGTCCGTCACCGTCGCCAACGTCGCGAACGGGCAGGGGAAGGTGCTGGTGGCGGTGTGCACTCCGGAAACGTTCCTGGGGCCCAATTGTCCCTACACCGCGGCGGAGCCGGCGCGGCCAGGCAGCGTCACCGTGGTGGTGCACAAGGTGCCGCCCGGCACCTACGCGGTTCAGGCTTTTCATGACGAGAATCAGAATCTCGAACTTGACCGCAACTTCCTCGGCCTGCCGAAGGAGGGGATCGGCTTCAGCAACGACGCTCCCATGCGCTTCGGCCCGCCGCGCTATGCCGACGCCGCACTGGCAGTCGCCGAGTCCAAGACGCGGACGCCGCTGACGCTGCGCTATCTGATCGAGCGTTGA